The DNA sequence CCGGGTTCTTAATTGAAAGTTCTCTTCCACGCTATGAAAATCAGGATCAAAAAATTTTCTGAACTCCTGTCGAACCGTATTTTTCAATTTCCATCTTTCTCCTAAGTTAAAAGTATATGCATATCTCCCGTAAATCCTGAATTCCTGTTCTGTACCTTCTTTCTCATAAGGTGAAACCTCATCATATTGAGGCTGACGACGGTAACTGATCGCATAACTGTACTGTTGATGGGGAGCAAAAGAATGATAGACCTCGTGGTTTAATACAAAAATAGCTTGTTTGGAAAACGGGTTATCCTGATCCGGCTGGCTTTTCCGTCCTATAGCCACATAGCTTAAAGCTTGTTTCGTTCCTGAAGAGTCCAGTTGGCGCCGGACTCCAAATGCTCCCCAGAAAGCGGTATTAGCTTCGCCCAATCCTGGTGGGCTTATCTGGGCTTGTAAAAAACCTCCCAACAACAATAAGACTCCGGTTATTTTTCCTAATCCAAATGATCGTACATACAA is a window from the Chryseobacterium sp. T16E-39 genome containing:
- a CDS encoding DUF2490 domain-containing protein, yielding MENVLYVRSFGLGKITGVLLLLGGFLQAQISPPGLGEANTAFWGAFGVRRQLDSSGTKQALSYVAIGRKSQPDQDNPFSKQAIFVLNHEVYHSFAPHQQYSYAISYRRQPQYDEVSPYEKEGTEQEFRIYGRYAYTFNLGERWKLKNTVRQEFRKFFDPDFHSVEENFQLRTRIKSQITYNLPSENNQKLALSVEGLFSTSYLNEPEHEWTPFGYREMRIAAYYMFNIPNSPFTVDIGYMDDLIRGSHSIHKGGVHYLAADLIWNLPYKKK